CTCCTCTTTGGCGAGATCGCCTAGGTCTAAATCGCTAAGCAACGCTTTATTTTCCTCGATCGCCGCGACTGTTTTTAGATAATTTTCGCCCGCTTCGGCGATCTCCGCGATCGCCGATTGCTCTTTGAGCAGATCGCGCATCTTCGCTATATCCGCGCCAAGAAGCGGATCGGCAAGCGCGGCGGTTATTTCGTCGCGCCTAGCGATAAACGGTTTGATTCGTTGGGAGAGCAAAATTTAAGCGATTTTGTTTATAAACGCGGCTAAACGACCGACCTTTCGCGCCGCCGTGTTCTTTTTTAGGACGCCTTTGGAGACCATAGAGTGCAGATAGCGGTTTGCTTTCTTGAAGGCTTCGTTCGCGTCGTCTTTATTTTTTGCGCCCGTTACCGCTTTGACGGCGTTTTTTATCCTTGTGCGGTAGTAGCGGTTGCGCTCCTCGCGTTTAATCGTCTGACGATAGCGTTTTTCGCTTGACTTGTGGTTTGCCATTTAATTGCTCCTTCGGCGATAAAATTTCGCGGGATAATAGCCAATGTATGCTTAATTGAAAATAAATTTTATATTTTTTTAAGGATTTTTGACTTGGTTTTTCCGATACGCTTTGACGTTGGAGCTAATTACTAAGCGCGCGGCGGAGTTTGTCGGCAAACCAAGCAAAGCTACGCGGACGCAAAAAATCAATCGAATAAAATCCGTCGTTTTTGCGCGAAGCGTAGCTGTTTTTCAAAAACGAGTCGTCGCTTAGCGGATAGTCTTCGCGAAAGTGCGCGCCGCGCGACTCTTTGCGCCTAAGCGCCGCGAGCGCCATAACTTCGGCGATCTCCAAAGCGTTCAAAAACTCTAGAATCATTACCAGCTCGACGTTATTGGTTCGCTCTTTATAGACGCACGCCAGCCCTCCGACAAGCGTCTGCAGATACTCCGCGTATTCCAGCGCGTCTTTCAGCCCGCTCGCGTCGCGGAATACGCCGAGTTTGGCGGTTAATTTTTTGCCTAGACTTTTGCGCAAAGCATTGATATTAAAGCGGCTCTCTCCCTCGATTATTCGATCGATCCTCTTTTGCTCCGACGCGATCGCCTCCGCGTCTATCGCCGCTCGTTTCGCGCTTTTCGCTCTTTTCGCGAATGTAACGGCGTTCTCTCCGGCTATTTTGCCGAAAACCGCCGCCTCCAAAAGACTATTGCCGCCCAAACGGTTCGCGCCGTGAGTTCCGCTGTGGGCGCACTCTCCGCAAGCAAACAAACCTTTGATCGCCGTTTTCGTCCGCGCATAGACCTCTATTCCTCCCATCGTATAGTGCGCGCTAGGCGCGATCGGTATTAGATCGATCGAGGGATCAAGCCCTAATTTCGCGGCGGCGGATTTGCAAAAGTTGGGCAGGCGACTTTCCAAAAACGCTTTGCCAAGCCGCCTAGCGTCGATATAAACCCTGCGTCCGCTTCGCGTTTCGCGCTCTATCGAGCGAGCCAATTTATCGCGCGTTTGCATCTCGTCGGTAAACCGCTCGCCGTTTTCAAAGGTTAAGAAGCCGCCCTCGCTTCGCGCCGCTTCGCTGACAAGCTCGCCTGAACCTAACAAACCCGTAGGGTGAAACTGCACGAACTCCATATTAACGAGCCTAAGCCCCGCGCGAAAAGCGACGGCGAGGACGTCGCCGCTTGTAGAAAGAGGATTGCTTGTGTATCCGCAATAGATTCCGGCGTAACCGCCGCCGGCGAGAACCACGCTTTTAGCTTCGATCGCCGTAACTTCGCCGTTCGCTACTTTTAAGGCGTAAACGCCGCCGACGCGGTTATTTTTAACCAACAGCTTCAACAGAAAATACCCGTGCAACATCTTTACGCCGTTTTCGTTGCAGGCTTTTAGTAGCGCCTGAACGAGAGCCGCGCCGGTGCGATCTTGAACGTAACAAGCGCGTTTCTTGCCGCTGCCGCCAAAGCTCCTCTGGGCAAGTTTGCCGTTTTCGGCGCGATTAAACGCGGCGCCCAGCGCGTCAAGCTCTAGCGCGATTGACGGCGCGGTTTCGCATAAAAGTTTGATCGCCTTCTCGTCGCCAAGTCCGGCGGCGCTTTTTATCGTGTCGGCGATATGTAAAGCGCTCGCGTCGTATTCGGCGTAGCCAAGCGCGGCGTTTATGCCTCCGCTTGCCATCGAGCTATTGGAGCGAAACGGCGCGTTTTTGCTCATTAGCGCGACGGATAGCCCGCTTTTGCGCGCCCGCAACGCGGCGCTTAAACCGGCTAACCCCGCTCCGACAACCAAAACGTCGAACATTTTTTCCTCGTTTCAAAACCTTGCAATGCGAAGGGCTTTAACATATGAAAACCGCGCGAAACCTCTCGCAAAGACCAAGGTCAGTATTTCA
The Helicobacteraceae bacterium genome window above contains:
- the rpsT gene encoding 30S ribosomal protein S20; the protein is MANHKSSEKRYRQTIKREERNRYYRTRIKNAVKAVTGAKNKDDANEAFKKANRYLHSMVSKGVLKKNTAARKVGRLAAFINKIA
- a CDS encoding FAD-dependent oxidoreductase, which gives rise to MFDVLVVGAGLAGLSAALRARKSGLSVALMSKNAPFRSNSSMASGGINAALGYAEYDASALHIADTIKSAAGLGDEKAIKLLCETAPSIALELDALGAAFNRAENGKLAQRSFGGSGKKRACYVQDRTGAALVQALLKACNENGVKMLHGYFLLKLLVKNNRVGGVYALKVANGEVTAIEAKSVVLAGGGYAGIYCGYTSNPLSTSGDVLAVAFRAGLRLVNMEFVQFHPTGLLGSGELVSEAARSEGGFLTFENGERFTDEMQTRDKLARSIERETRSGRRVYIDARRLGKAFLESRLPNFCKSAAAKLGLDPSIDLIPIAPSAHYTMGGIEVYARTKTAIKGLFACGECAHSGTHGANRLGGNSLLEAAVFGKIAGENAVTFAKRAKSAKRAAIDAEAIASEQKRIDRIIEGESRFNINALRKSLGKKLTAKLGVFRDASGLKDALEYAEYLQTLVGGLACVYKERTNNVELVMILEFLNALEIAEVMALAALRRKESRGAHFREDYPLSDDSFLKNSYASRKNDGFYSIDFLRPRSFAWFADKLRRALSN